Proteins from a genomic interval of Streptomyces fodineus:
- a CDS encoding NADH-quinone oxidoreductase subunit G has protein sequence MTVTTSAPAGGGEAAVPPEDLVTLTIDGVEISVPKGTLVIRAAEQLGIEIPRFCDHPLLDPAGACRQCIVEVEGQRKPMASCTITCTDGMVVKTQLTSPVAEKAQHGVMELLLINHPLDCPVCDKGGECPLQNQAMSHGNAESRFDGKKRTYEKPVPISTQVLLDRERCVLCARCTRFSNQIAGDPMIELIERGALQQVGTGEGDPFESYFSGNTIQICPVGALTSAAYRFRSRPFDLVSSPSVCEHCAGGCATRTDHRRGKVMRRLAENDPEVNEEWICDKGRFAFRYAQLRDRLQTPLVRNADGVLEPASWPEALDAAARGLTAARSRAGVLIGGRLTVEDAYAYSKFARVALDTNDIDFRARVHSGEEADFLASRVAGRGRDLDGTGVTYTSLEKAPAVLLVGFESEEEAPGVFLRLRKAWRKRKQKVFALATHATRGLQKAGGTLLPAAPGTETEWLDALASGADLGEPGTRAAEALRTEGAVIIVGERLAAVAGGLTAAVRAAGATGAELVWIPRRAGERGAVEVGAMPSLLPGGRPATDPRAREEVAAVWGLAELPLRYGRDTHHIVEAAATGELSALVVAGVEVADLPDPARAREALDSVGFLVSLELRPSEVTAHADVVLPVAAVAEKAGTFLNWEGRVRFFEAALKPDQMTRRLPPTDARVLQMLSDAMDVHLGLPDLRTTRAEIDRLGSWGGPRATEPQESAGALPRPAVGEAVLAGHRLLLDQGVLQQGDEALAGTRHAAHARVSAATADEAGVEDGGLLAVTGPSGTVELPLEITEMPDRVVWLPLNSAGAGVASDTGAQPGSLVHIGPAALAEEAPKEVEA, from the coding sequence ATGACCGTGACCACCAGTGCTCCCGCGGGCGGGGGAGAGGCGGCGGTCCCGCCGGAGGACCTCGTCACGCTGACGATCGACGGCGTCGAGATCAGCGTGCCCAAGGGCACCCTGGTCATCCGGGCCGCCGAGCAGCTCGGCATCGAGATCCCCCGGTTCTGCGACCACCCCCTGCTCGACCCCGCCGGCGCGTGCCGCCAGTGCATCGTCGAGGTCGAGGGCCAGCGCAAGCCGATGGCGTCCTGCACCATCACCTGCACCGACGGCATGGTGGTGAAGACGCAGCTCACCTCGCCGGTCGCCGAGAAGGCCCAGCACGGCGTGATGGAACTGCTGCTCATCAACCACCCGCTGGACTGCCCGGTCTGCGACAAGGGCGGCGAGTGCCCGCTGCAGAACCAGGCCATGTCGCACGGCAACGCCGAGTCCCGCTTCGACGGCAAGAAGCGCACCTACGAAAAGCCCGTACCGATCTCCACGCAGGTGCTGCTGGACCGCGAGCGGTGCGTGCTGTGCGCCCGCTGCACCCGGTTCTCCAACCAGATCGCGGGCGACCCGATGATCGAGCTGATCGAACGGGGCGCGCTCCAGCAGGTCGGCACCGGCGAAGGAGACCCGTTCGAGTCGTACTTCTCCGGCAACACCATCCAGATCTGCCCGGTCGGCGCGCTCACCTCGGCGGCCTACCGATTCCGCTCCCGCCCCTTCGACCTGGTCTCCTCGCCGTCGGTCTGCGAGCACTGCGCCGGCGGCTGCGCCACCCGCACCGACCACCGGCGCGGCAAGGTCATGCGGCGGCTCGCCGAGAACGACCCCGAGGTCAACGAGGAGTGGATCTGCGACAAGGGACGCTTCGCATTCCGGTACGCGCAGCTCAGGGACCGCCTCCAGACCCCGCTGGTCCGTAACGCCGACGGTGTCCTGGAGCCCGCCTCCTGGCCGGAGGCGCTGGATGCAGCCGCGCGCGGGCTCACCGCCGCCCGCTCCCGGGCAGGTGTCCTCATCGGCGGCAGGCTGACCGTCGAGGACGCCTACGCCTACAGCAAGTTCGCGCGCGTGGCGCTCGACACCAACGACATCGACTTCCGCGCGCGCGTGCACAGCGGCGAAGAGGCAGACTTCCTTGCCTCCCGGGTGGCAGGCCGCGGCCGTGACCTCGACGGTACGGGCGTCACGTACACCTCCCTGGAGAAGGCGCCCGCCGTCCTGCTGGTCGGCTTCGAGTCGGAGGAGGAGGCGCCCGGCGTCTTCCTGCGGCTGCGCAAGGCCTGGCGCAAGCGCAAGCAGAAGGTGTTCGCGCTGGCCACGCACGCGACCCGAGGCCTTCAGAAGGCGGGCGGCACCCTGCTGCCGGCCGCGCCGGGCACCGAGACCGAGTGGCTGGACGCCCTCGCGAGCGGCGCCGACCTGGGGGAGCCCGGCACACGCGCCGCCGAGGCCCTGCGCACCGAGGGCGCGGTCATCATCGTCGGCGAGCGGCTCGCCGCGGTCGCCGGGGGCCTCACCGCCGCGGTACGCGCGGCCGGCGCGACCGGCGCCGAACTGGTGTGGATCCCGCGCCGGGCCGGGGAGCGCGGCGCCGTCGAAGTGGGCGCCATGCCGTCACTGCTGCCGGGCGGTCGCCCGGCGACCGACCCGCGCGCACGGGAGGAGGTCGCCGCAGTCTGGGGGCTCGCCGAACTGCCGCTGCGTTACGGCCGCGACACCCACCACATCGTCGAGGCCGCCGCCACCGGCGAACTGTCGGCACTGGTGGTCGCCGGTGTGGAGGTCGCCGATCTGCCCGACCCGGCACGCGCGCGTGAAGCACTCGACAGCGTCGGCTTCCTGGTGTCGCTGGAACTGCGGCCCAGCGAGGTCACCGCACACGCTGACGTCGTCCTGCCGGTCGCCGCGGTCGCCGAGAAGGCGGGCACCTTCCTCAACTGGGAAGGCAGAGTCCGGTTCTTCGAGGCCGCCCTCAAGCCCGACCAGATGACCCGCCGCCTGCCGCCGACCGACGCGCGCGTGCTGCAGATGTTGTCCGACGCCATGGACGTCCATCTGGGCCTGCCGGATCTGCGCACCACGCGCGCGGAGATCGACCGGCTCGGCTCCTGGGGCGGCCCGCGCGCCACCGAACCTCAGGAGTCCGCGGGCGCGCTGCCCCGTCCGGCCGTCGGCGAGGCCGTACTCGCCGGGCACCGCCTGCTGCTCGACCAGGGCGTCCTGCAGCAGGGCGACGAGGCGCTCGCCGGAACCCGGCACGCCGCCCACGCGCGCGTGTCGGCGGCGACGGCCGACGAGGCGGGCGTCGAGGACGGCGGCCTTCTCGCCGTCACCGGACCGTCCGGCACGGTCGAACTCCCGCTGGAGATCACCGAGATGCCCGACCGGGTGGTCTGGCTCCCGCTGAACTCCGCCGGCGCCGGCGTCGCCTCCGACACCGGGGCACAGCCCGGTTCCCTCGTCCACATCGGCCCGGCGGCACTCGCCGAAGAGGCCCCCAAGGAGGTGGAGGCATGA
- the nuoF gene encoding NADH-quinone oxidoreductase subunit NuoF — MMTVAAELKDTSPEKLLAPVLSAFWDEDRSWTLDVYRRHEGYEGLRKALAMSPDDVIAYVKDSGLRGRGGAGFPTGMKWQFIPQGDGKPHYLVVNADESEPGTCKDIPLLFANPHSLIEGMVIACYAIRSSHAFIYLRGEVVPVLRRLHEAVREAYAAGYLGENILGSGLDLQLTVHAGAGAYICGEETALLDSLEGRRGQPRLRPPFPAVEGLYACPTVVNNVESIASVPAILQNGKDWFRSMGSEKSPGFTLYSLSGHVASPGQYEAPLGITLRQLLDMSGGMRAGHRLKFWTPGGSSTPMFTDEHLDVPLDYEGVGAAGSMLGTKALQCFDETTCVVRAVTRWTEFYAHESCGKCTPCREGTYWLVQLLRDIEAGKGVMSDLDKLNDIADNINGKSFCALGDGAASPIFSSLKYFREEYEQHITGRGCPFDPAKSTAWADRPEVNA, encoded by the coding sequence GTGATGACCGTGGCAGCCGAACTCAAGGACACGAGCCCCGAGAAGCTGCTCGCACCCGTGCTGTCGGCCTTCTGGGACGAGGACCGGTCCTGGACGCTGGACGTCTACCGGAGGCACGAGGGGTACGAGGGGCTCCGCAAGGCGCTGGCCATGTCACCGGACGACGTGATCGCGTACGTCAAGGACTCCGGTCTGCGCGGCCGCGGCGGCGCGGGATTCCCGACCGGAATGAAGTGGCAGTTCATTCCGCAGGGTGATGGAAAACCGCACTATCTAGTTGTCAACGCCGACGAATCGGAGCCCGGGACCTGCAAGGACATCCCGCTCCTCTTCGCGAACCCGCATAGCCTCATCGAGGGCATGGTGATCGCGTGCTATGCCATCAGGTCGTCGCATGCCTTCATCTATCTGCGTGGTGAAGTCGTCCCCGTTCTGCGGCGGTTGCACGAGGCCGTGCGCGAGGCCTACGCGGCGGGCTACCTCGGCGAGAACATCCTGGGCAGCGGGCTCGACCTCCAGCTCACCGTGCACGCGGGCGCCGGCGCGTACATCTGCGGTGAGGAGACCGCACTGCTCGACTCGCTCGAAGGCCGCCGTGGTCAACCGCGGCTCCGTCCCCCCTTTCCTGCTGTCGAAGGGCTCTATGCCTGCCCGACTGTTGTGAACAACGTCGAGTCGATCGCGTCGGTTCCCGCCATCCTGCAAAACGGGAAAGATTGGTTCAGGTCGATGGGCAGCGAGAAGTCCCCGGGCTTCACGCTCTACTCGCTCAGCGGCCACGTCGCCAGCCCCGGCCAGTACGAGGCCCCGCTCGGCATCACCCTGCGCCAGCTGCTCGACATGAGCGGCGGGATGCGGGCCGGCCACCGCCTGAAGTTCTGGACGCCGGGCGGCTCCTCGACGCCGATGTTCACCGACGAGCACCTCGACGTCCCTCTTGACTACGAAGGAGTGGGCGCCGCCGGTTCCATGCTCGGCACCAAAGCCCTGCAGTGCTTCGACGAGACGACCTGCGTGGTGCGGGCGGTGACCCGATGGACCGAGTTCTACGCCCACGAGTCCTGCGGCAAGTGCACCCCCTGCCGCGAAGGGACGTACTGGCTGGTGCAGCTGCTGCGGGACATCGAGGCCGGCAAGGGCGTCATGTCCGATCTCGACAAGCTGAACGACATCGCCGACAACATCAACGGCAAGTCCTTCTGCGCCCTCGGCGACGGCGCCGCGTCCCCGATCTTCTCCTCGCTGAAGTACTTCCGCGAGGAGTACGAGCAGCACATCACGGGCCGGGGCTGTCCCTTCGACCCGGCCAAGTCGACGGCCTGGGCGGACCGCCCGGAGGTGAACGCATGA
- the nuoE gene encoding NADH-quinone oxidoreductase subunit NuoE: MNTSSSERGVSLGMPELPAPAYPDDVRARLETDAREVIARYPDSRSALLPLLHLVQSEEGHVTRTGMQFCADMLDLTTAEVTAVATFYTMYRRRPSGDYQVGVCTNTLCAVMGGDAIFESLQEHLGVGNGETTDDGKVTLEHIECNAACDYAPVVMVNWEFFDNQTPGSAKRLVDDLRAGRPVQPTRGARLCTFKETARVLAGFPDERPGAVEEGGSAGPASLVGLRLARGEAAPARVVHPRGGPHEKPHDKVHEPSPAEHLSSHDAPQETSASDPAHPAGPTAEEGE; this comes from the coding sequence GTGAACACCTCTTCTTCCGAGCGCGGCGTCAGCCTGGGCATGCCCGAACTGCCCGCGCCCGCCTACCCGGACGACGTCCGGGCCCGGCTGGAGACGGACGCGCGCGAGGTGATCGCGCGCTACCCGGACTCCCGGTCCGCCCTGCTGCCGCTGCTCCACCTCGTGCAGTCGGAGGAAGGCCATGTCACACGCACCGGAATGCAGTTCTGCGCGGACATGCTGGACCTGACCACGGCCGAGGTCACCGCCGTCGCCACCTTCTACACCATGTACCGGCGCAGGCCGTCCGGTGACTACCAGGTCGGCGTGTGCACCAACACCCTGTGCGCGGTGATGGGCGGCGACGCGATCTTCGAGAGCCTCCAGGAACACCTGGGCGTCGGCAACGGCGAGACCACCGACGACGGCAAGGTCACCCTGGAACACATCGAGTGCAACGCGGCCTGCGACTACGCGCCAGTCGTGATGGTCAACTGGGAGTTCTTCGACAACCAGACGCCCGGCAGCGCCAAGCGCCTGGTCGACGATCTGCGCGCGGGACGGCCCGTACAGCCCACGCGCGGGGCGCGGCTGTGCACGTTCAAGGAGACCGCGCGGGTTCTGGCCGGCTTCCCCGACGAGCGGCCCGGGGCCGTCGAGGAGGGCGGCAGTGCGGGACCGGCGTCGCTGGTGGGCCTTCGCCTGGCAAGGGGAGAGGCCGCACCCGCGCGCGTGGTCCATCCGCGCGGAGGTCCGCATGAGAAACCGCACGACAAGGTGCACGAGCCGTCGCCGGCCGAGCACCTCAGTTCCCATGACGCGCCGCAGGAGACATCAGCCTCCGACCCAGCCCACCCGGCAGGGCCTACCGCCGAGGAGGGGGAGTGA
- a CDS encoding NADH-quinone oxidoreductase subunit D, with protein MSTSQASPRETTEGTVYTVTGGDWDEIVQSAARADDERIVVNMGPQHPSTHGVLRLILEIEGETVTEARCGVGYLHTGIEKNIEYRTWTQGSTFVTRMDYLTSFFNETAYCLAVEKLLGIEDQVTERATIIRVLLMELNRMSSHLVAIATGGMELGATTIMIYGFRDREMILDLYELITGLRMNHAYIRPGGLAQDLPPGAVDQIREFVKKMRKNLPEYDKLATGNPVFKGRMQDVAYLDLAGCMALGVTGPILRSAGLPHDLRKTQPYCGYETYDFDIPTADTCDAYGRFLIRLEEMRQSLRIVEQCLDRLQPGPVMVADKKIAWPAQLALGPDGLGNSLDHIKKIMGTSMEALIHHFKLVTEGFRVPPGQVYTAVESPKGELGVHAVSDGGTRPYRVHFRDPSFANLQALAAMCEGGQVADVIVVVASIDPVLGGVDR; from the coding sequence GTGAGCACATCGCAGGCATCCCCGCGCGAGACCACCGAGGGCACCGTCTACACGGTCACCGGTGGCGACTGGGACGAGATCGTCCAGTCCGCGGCCCGCGCCGACGACGAACGCATCGTCGTCAACATGGGTCCCCAGCACCCCTCCACCCACGGGGTGCTCCGCCTGATCCTGGAGATCGAGGGCGAGACCGTCACCGAAGCCCGCTGCGGCGTCGGCTACCTCCACACCGGCATCGAGAAGAACATCGAGTACCGCACGTGGACGCAGGGCAGCACCTTCGTCACGCGCATGGACTACCTCACCTCCTTCTTCAACGAGACCGCCTACTGTCTCGCCGTGGAGAAGCTCCTCGGCATCGAGGACCAGGTCACCGAGCGCGCCACGATCATCCGGGTGCTCCTGATGGAGCTGAACCGGATGTCCTCCCACCTGGTCGCCATCGCCACCGGCGGCATGGAGCTGGGCGCCACCACGATCATGATCTACGGCTTCCGTGATCGTGAAATGATTCTCGACCTCTACGAGCTCATCACGGGCCTGCGGATGAACCACGCGTACATCCGCCCCGGCGGCCTCGCCCAGGACCTGCCGCCCGGCGCGGTGGACCAGATCCGCGAGTTCGTGAAGAAGATGAGGAAGAACCTCCCGGAGTACGACAAGCTCGCCACCGGGAACCCCGTCTTCAAGGGCCGCATGCAGGACGTCGCCTACCTCGACCTGGCCGGCTGCATGGCCCTCGGCGTGACCGGCCCCATCCTGCGCTCCGCCGGACTGCCGCACGACCTGCGCAAGACCCAGCCGTACTGCGGCTACGAGACCTACGACTTCGACATCCCGACCGCCGACACCTGCGACGCCTACGGCCGCTTCCTGATCCGCCTGGAGGAGATGCGCCAGTCGCTCAGGATCGTCGAGCAGTGCCTGGACCGGCTCCAGCCCGGACCGGTCATGGTCGCGGACAAGAAGATCGCCTGGCCCGCCCAGCTCGCCCTGGGACCGGACGGACTCGGCAACTCCCTCGACCACATCAAGAAGATCATGGGCACCTCCATGGAGGCCCTGATCCACCACTTCAAGCTGGTCACCGAGGGCTTCCGGGTCCCGCCGGGACAGGTCTACACGGCCGTGGAGTCACCCAAGGGCGAACTCGGAGTGCACGCCGTCTCCGACGGCGGCACCCGCCCCTACCGGGTCCACTTCCGCGACCCGTCCTTCGCCAACCTGCAGGCCTTGGCGGCGATGTGTGAGGGCGGCCAGGTGGCCGACGTCATCGTCGTCGTCGCGTCCATCGACCCGGTTTTGGGAGGCGTCGACCGGTGA
- a CDS encoding NADH-quinone oxidoreductase subunit C translates to MSDANGNSAGGANGSANGVNPEKDLSASNLPGQRGQGGEEIRVQRGMFGANNGGDTSGYGGLVRSVRLPGPASRPYGGWFDEVADELEGALEEQGLLPESAIEKTVVDRGEITFHIEREYLVRVARTLRDDPALRFELCTGVSGVHYPNDKGRELHAVYHLRSITHNRLIRLEVSAPDGDPHIPSLFSVYPTNDWHERETYDFFGIVFDGHPALTRIIMPDDWQGHPQRKDYPLGGIPVEYKGAQIPAPDQRRSYS, encoded by the coding sequence GTGAGCGACGCGAACGGCAACAGCGCAGGCGGCGCGAACGGCTCCGCGAACGGGGTGAACCCCGAGAAGGACCTCTCCGCCTCCAACCTCCCCGGCCAGCGCGGCCAGGGCGGCGAGGAGATCCGCGTCCAGCGCGGCATGTTCGGCGCCAACAACGGCGGTGACACTTCCGGCTACGGCGGACTGGTCCGCTCGGTCCGACTCCCGGGACCGGCGAGCAGGCCCTACGGCGGCTGGTTCGACGAGGTCGCCGACGAACTCGAAGGCGCCCTGGAGGAACAGGGCCTCCTCCCGGAGAGCGCCATCGAGAAGACGGTCGTCGACCGCGGTGAGATCACCTTCCACATCGAACGCGAGTACCTGGTCCGAGTGGCCCGCACCCTGCGCGACGACCCGGCCCTGCGCTTCGAGCTGTGCACCGGCGTCAGCGGCGTCCACTACCCCAACGACAAGGGCCGCGAGCTGCACGCCGTCTACCACCTGCGCTCGATCACCCACAACCGGCTGATCCGCCTCGAAGTCAGCGCCCCCGACGGCGACCCGCACATCCCGTCGCTGTTCTCCGTCTATCCGACGAACGACTGGCACGAGCGCGAGACCTACGACTTCTTCGGAATCGTCTTCGACGGTCACCCGGCCCTGACCCGGATCATCATGCCGGACGACTGGCAGGGCCACCCGCAGCGCAAGGACTACCCCCTCGGCGGCATCCCCGTCGAGTACAAGGGCGCCCAGATCCCGGCTCCGGACCAGCGGAGGTCGTACTCGTGA
- a CDS encoding NuoB/complex I 20 kDa subunit family protein, with protein sequence MGLEEKLPSGFLLTTVEQAAGWVRKASVFPATFGLACCAFEMMTTGAGRYDLARFGMEVFRGSPRQADLMIVAGRVSQKMAPVLRQVYDQMPNPKWVISMGVCASSGGMFNNYAIVQGVDHIVPVDIYLPGCPPRPEMLMDAILKLHQKIQSSKLGVNAEEAAREAEEAALKALPTIEMKGLLR encoded by the coding sequence ATGGGACTCGAAGAAAAGCTGCCGAGCGGCTTCCTGCTGACCACCGTCGAGCAGGCCGCGGGCTGGGTGCGCAAGGCGTCCGTCTTCCCGGCCACCTTCGGCCTTGCCTGCTGCGCCTTCGAGATGATGACCACCGGCGCCGGCCGTTACGACCTGGCGCGCTTCGGCATGGAGGTCTTCCGCGGCTCACCACGCCAGGCGGACCTGATGATCGTCGCCGGCCGGGTCAGCCAGAAGATGGCGCCGGTGCTCCGGCAGGTCTACGACCAGATGCCCAACCCGAAATGGGTGATCTCCATGGGTGTCTGCGCCTCCTCGGGCGGCATGTTCAACAACTACGCGATCGTCCAGGGCGTCGACCACATCGTTCCCGTCGACATCTACCTCCCGGGCTGCCCGCCCCGTCCCGAGATGCTGATGGACGCGATCCTCAAGCTCCACCAGAAGATCCAGTCCTCCAAGCTCGGCGTTAACGCCGAGGAAGCCGCCCGCGAGGCGGAGGAGGCGGCGCTCAAGGCCCTGCCCACGATCGAGATGAAGGGGCTGCTGCGGTGA
- a CDS encoding NADH-quinone oxidoreductase subunit A, with the protein MNAYAPILVLGALGAGFAIFSVVMATLIGPKRYNRAKLEAYECGIEPTPTPAGGGRFPIKYYLTAMLFIVFDIEIVFLYPWAVTFDALGIFGLVEMLLFVLTVFVAYAYVWRRGGLEWD; encoded by the coding sequence GTGAACGCGTATGCGCCCATCCTCGTACTGGGAGCCCTCGGGGCAGGCTTTGCGATCTTCTCCGTGGTCATGGCCACGCTGATCGGTCCGAAGCGGTACAACCGCGCCAAGCTCGAGGCCTACGAGTGCGGTATCGAGCCGACCCCCACGCCGGCCGGCGGCGGGCGCTTCCCCATCAAGTACTACCTGACGGCGATGCTCTTCATCGTCTTCGACATCGAGATCGTCTTCCTCTACCCCTGGGCCGTCACCTTCGACGCCCTGGGGATTTTCGGGCTCGTGGAGATGCTGCTCTTCGTGCTCACCGTCTTCGTCGCGTACGCGTATGTATGGCGGCGCGGCGGCCTGGAATGGGACTGA